One region of Anticarsia gemmatalis isolate Benzon Research Colony breed Stoneville strain chromosome 2, ilAntGemm2 primary, whole genome shotgun sequence genomic DNA includes:
- the LOC142983198 gene encoding zinc metalloproteinase nas-4-like: MRFFASLAVLSLAYTIVTAAPLSSEEDLEDVGEFGKYFEGDMVLTREQQEAITAPMDPSDDSRNGLRDVSKRWPDKTVVYYIVKQHFDQQQLGLIQKALAEIASKSCIKFRERRNGGEHAVRIQGSENGCFSMIGYNRGGSQVLNLARGCFRGGAGTVIHEMLHTIGFFHMQSNYNRDDYVTILWQNIIRGQEHNFAKYNRNIVTDFGTPYDYYSLMHYPETAFSSNGQKTIIPKQQGVVIGQRYDLSRYDIEKLNRMYCETTEGDD; this comes from the exons ATGAGGTTTTTTGCATCACTGGCTGTTTTAAGCTTAGCTTATACAATCGTCACTGCGGCTCCCTTATCTTCGGAGGAGGATCTCGAGGATGTAG gtGAATTCGGGAAATACTTTGAAGGTGACATGGTGCTTACAAGAGAACAACAAGAAGCTATTACGGCTCCAATGGATCCTTCTGATGACTCACGCAATGGTCTGCGTGATGTATCAAAACGCTGGCCGGATAAAACTGTTGTGTATTACATTGTAAAACAACATTTCG ATCAGCAGCAATTGGGCTTGATTCAGAAAGCTCTTGCCGAAATTGCGAGTAAATCATGTATCAAATTCCGTGAGAGGCGAAACGGAGGGGAACACGCCGTCAGAATTCAA GGTTCAGAGAATGGCTGTTTCTCGATGATCGGATACAACAGGGGCGGTTCACAAGTATTGAATCTGGCTAGAGGTTGCTTCAGGGGGGGTGCCGGAACAGTAATTCATGAGATGTTGCATACAATTGGCTTCTTCCACATGCAAAGCAATTATAACAGAGATGATTACGTCACCATCCTCTGGCAAAATATTATACGCG GTCAGGAACACAATTTCGCCAAATACAATAGAAACATAGTCACAGATTTTGGTACGCCATACGACTATTACAGTTTGATGCATTACCCTGAAACGGCTTTCTCTAGCAATGGACAAAAAACCATTATTCCGAAACAG CAAGGAGTTGTGATCGGTCAGAGGTATGATTTATCCCGCTACGACATAGAGAAATTGAACAGGATGTATTGTGAAACAACTGAAGGTGACGACTAA
- the LOC142986112 gene encoding zinc metalloproteinase nas-4-like → MVLNLARGCFKHGTVVHEMLHTLSFYHMQSTFDRDDFVTIVWENILPVFYFAYILISRSSLHGVLNSTLDVGIFKYLNKVLLLGIFTKYISLLHGLNTISPNITTILLTLPYDYGSVMHYPEKAFSKNGNKTIIPIQVPCFWYLSGSVRSQGRD, encoded by the exons ATGG TGCTGAACCTAGCGAGGGGGTGCTTTAAACATGGGACGGTAGTACATGAAATGTTGCACACATTAAGTTTCTATCACATGCAAAGCACTTTTGATAGAGACGATTTCGTCACTATTGTGtgggaaaatattttaccag tgttttattttgcatatATTTTGATCAGCCGCTCTTCATTACATGGAGTACTAAACTCTACCCTGgacgtaggtatatttaaatatttaaacaaagttttgttaCTTGGTATATTTACTAAGTACATCAGTTTATTACACGGCTTGAACACAATTTCGCCAAATATAACAACGATACTGCTCACACTGCCGTATGACTACGGCAGTGTGATGCATTATCCAGAAAAGGCGTTCTCTAAGAATGggaataaaactattattccAATACAGGTACCATGCTTTTGGTATTTAAGTGGGTCTGTAAGAAGTCAAGGCCGAGATTGA